Proteins from a single region of Candidatus Thiodiazotropha endoloripes:
- a CDS encoding VCBS domain-containing protein, producing GLVNGQLQASDVDLAEGASLSFATSEEVDGLTLNEDGSYSFDASSYQSLGEGDTEIIEVPVTVTDDQGATAETTLTITVTGTNDNPVAEAQEISADEGGLVNGQLQASDVDLAEGASLSFATS from the coding sequence GTGGTTTGGTTAACGGTCAGTTACAAGCCAGTGATGTTGACCTTGCCGAAGGTGCGTCTCTCAGTTTTGCCACTTCAGAAGAAGTTGATGGCCTTACTTTGAATGAAGATGGGTCCTACAGTTTCGATGCTTCCTCTTATCAATCACTTGGAGAGGGTGATACTGAAATCATAGAAGTCCCTGTGACAGTCACCGATGACCAGGGCGCCACAGCTGAAACCACACTGACGATTACCGTCACTGGCACGAATGATAATCCAGTTGCAGAGGCCCAAGAGATCTCGGCGGACGAAGGTGGTTTGGTTAACGGTCAGTTACAAGCCAGTGATGTTGACCTTGCCGAAGGTGCGTCTCTCAGTTTTGCCACTTCA